A region from the Sandaracinus amylolyticus genome encodes:
- a CDS encoding RCC1 domain-containing protein, whose amino-acid sequence MRAWLLAGLAGLALGCRTVPATQVLVFFHAEDELAAEATSIRVRVDTDEGNALDRTDPLSRDGVTHLARVPLVPRDGDASRRFRVSGALLDARGEVLVEVSAVGGYVSHERRELHLWLDRECVGIEPCGDGRTCQLGVCTGECFEPGPLGDTARSQPLCGECETCTSGACAPRRDGTSCGCEGDTCQDGTCRAAVRVHNVFAGELHTCATTAGDGLYCWGSDRAGQTSIGEQRAVPTRLAANLWSVGSCGTDFTCVLGVFGERQCWGWNDAGQIGDGTMREEVVGPTEVTEPALDLIDSGWNHTCGIGEDGRLYCWGGNRNGEVGEQDIGGGVATPRLLAPDDRFLQIATGGFHDCALRTDGRVLCWGLNESGEVGTGDFVDRTAPTEVGCIEGECVDDWISVAAGDFHTCAIRGEGELWCWGGGQNGQLGTGPMLLANVASPVGPIEGGPYALAAGGGSHTCAITSEGALACWGRNDFGQVGIGTTDQNSRPADVVAPGRAAFRALGLGRDHTCAIRTDETLWCWGRNTEDQLGLGDGAGDRVTTPRRVCFPPPVISARTSAR is encoded by the coding sequence ATGCGCGCGTGGCTCCTCGCCGGCCTCGCAGGTCTGGCGCTCGGCTGTCGCACCGTGCCGGCGACGCAGGTGCTCGTCTTCTTCCACGCGGAGGACGAGCTCGCCGCCGAGGCGACCTCGATCCGCGTGCGCGTCGACACCGACGAGGGCAACGCGCTCGATCGCACCGATCCGCTGTCGCGAGACGGCGTGACGCACCTCGCGCGCGTTCCGCTCGTGCCGCGCGACGGAGATGCGAGCCGCCGCTTCCGCGTCTCGGGCGCGCTCCTCGACGCGCGCGGCGAGGTGCTCGTCGAGGTCTCCGCGGTCGGCGGGTACGTCAGCCACGAGCGACGCGAGCTGCACCTGTGGCTCGATCGCGAGTGCGTCGGGATCGAGCCGTGCGGCGACGGGCGCACCTGTCAGCTCGGCGTGTGCACCGGCGAGTGCTTCGAGCCGGGCCCGCTCGGCGACACCGCGCGCTCGCAGCCGCTCTGCGGCGAGTGCGAGACGTGCACGAGCGGCGCGTGCGCGCCGCGACGCGACGGCACGTCGTGCGGATGCGAGGGCGACACCTGTCAGGACGGGACGTGTCGCGCCGCGGTGCGCGTGCACAACGTGTTCGCGGGCGAGCTCCACACGTGCGCGACGACCGCGGGCGACGGGCTCTATTGCTGGGGCAGCGATCGCGCGGGGCAGACGTCGATCGGCGAGCAGCGCGCGGTGCCGACGCGCCTCGCCGCGAACCTCTGGTCGGTCGGTTCGTGCGGCACCGACTTCACGTGCGTGCTCGGCGTGTTCGGCGAGCGGCAGTGCTGGGGATGGAACGACGCCGGGCAGATCGGCGACGGCACGATGCGCGAGGAAGTGGTGGGGCCGACGGAAGTGACCGAGCCCGCGCTCGATCTGATCGACTCGGGGTGGAACCACACGTGCGGCATCGGCGAGGACGGGCGTCTCTACTGCTGGGGTGGCAACCGCAACGGCGAGGTGGGTGAGCAGGACATCGGTGGCGGCGTCGCGACACCGCGCCTGCTCGCGCCCGACGATCGCTTCCTGCAGATCGCGACCGGCGGGTTCCACGACTGCGCGCTGCGCACCGACGGTCGCGTCCTGTGCTGGGGCCTCAACGAGTCGGGCGAGGTCGGCACGGGGGACTTCGTCGATCGCACCGCGCCCACCGAGGTCGGCTGCATCGAAGGCGAGTGCGTCGACGACTGGATCTCCGTCGCAGCGGGTGATTTCCACACCTGCGCGATCCGCGGCGAAGGCGAGCTCTGGTGCTGGGGTGGCGGGCAGAACGGACAGCTCGGCACCGGGCCGATGTTGCTCGCGAACGTGGCGAGCCCGGTCGGGCCGATCGAAGGAGGCCCGTACGCGCTCGCGGCGGGAGGCGGCTCGCACACGTGCGCGATCACGTCGGAGGGCGCGCTCGCGTGCTGGGGCCGCAACGACTTCGGACAGGTCGGCATCGGCACCACCGATCAGAACAGTCGGCCGGCGGACGTCGTCGCGCCGGGGCGCGCAGCGTTCCGCGCGCTCGGGCTCGGGCGCGATCACACGTGCGCGATCCGCACCGACGAGACGCTGTGGTGCTGGGGCAGGAACACCGAGGACCAGCTCGGGCTCGGCGACGGCGCGGGCGATCGCGTGACGACGCCGCGACGCGTATGCTTCCCGCCGCCCGTGATCAGCGCACGTACGTCGGCTCGCTGA
- a CDS encoding SDR family NAD(P)-dependent oxidoreductase, whose product MTNEKVLRGRVAIVTGGSRGAGRGIALELGAAGATVYVTGRSTRESVPDVYRGIVELSGMSRMPGSVEETADDVTREGGRGIAVRCDHRDVDDVRALFARVMREQGRLDLLVNNAWGGHETFTKESLSAPFWEQPLAHWNGMFDGGLRCHVIASHVAAPIFLEQKRGLIVTTTFWDRDRYLRGNLFYDLAKASFNRLAFDLAEELRPHGVASVAVSPGWMRTELVLAGHHTTEERWRERPELASTESPRYLGRGVAALAADDDVMRKSGRVLCVGDLAREYGFTDVDGRVIPPFEIK is encoded by the coding sequence ATGACGAACGAGAAGGTGCTCCGGGGTCGGGTGGCGATCGTGACGGGCGGGAGCCGCGGCGCAGGGCGCGGCATCGCGCTGGAGCTGGGCGCGGCGGGCGCGACGGTCTACGTGACCGGTCGGAGCACGCGCGAGTCCGTGCCCGACGTGTACCGCGGCATCGTCGAGCTGAGCGGCATGTCGCGCATGCCGGGCTCGGTCGAGGAGACCGCGGACGACGTCACGCGCGAGGGCGGGCGCGGCATCGCGGTGCGCTGCGATCATCGCGACGTGGACGACGTGCGCGCGCTCTTCGCGCGTGTGATGCGCGAGCAGGGACGGCTCGATCTCCTCGTGAACAACGCGTGGGGCGGGCACGAGACGTTCACGAAGGAGTCGCTCTCCGCGCCGTTCTGGGAGCAGCCGCTCGCGCACTGGAACGGGATGTTCGACGGCGGTCTGCGCTGTCACGTGATCGCGAGCCACGTCGCAGCGCCGATCTTCCTCGAGCAGAAGCGCGGCCTGATCGTCACCACGACGTTCTGGGATCGCGATCGGTACCTGCGCGGCAACCTCTTCTACGACCTCGCGAAGGCGTCGTTCAATCGGCTCGCGTTCGATCTCGCGGAGGAGCTGCGCCCGCACGGCGTCGCCTCGGTCGCGGTGTCGCCGGGATGGATGCGCACCGAGCTCGTGCTCGCGGGGCACCACACGACCGAGGAGCGATGGCGCGAGCGCCCGGAGCTCGCGTCGACGGAGTCGCCGCGTTACCTGGGACGCGGGGTCGCGGCGCTCGCGGCGGACGACGACGTGATGCGGAAGAGCGGGCGCGTGCTGTGCGTCGGCGATCTCGCGCGCGAGTACGGCTTCACCGACGTCGACGGTCGCGTGATCCCGCCCTTCGAGATCAAGTGA
- a CDS encoding DUF1592 domain-containing protein produces the protein MSAALPRPSLLLAAVLASACTGDLGGGPAGPSGSSPRPGPGGPGEPVACDTGIPQVAPAPLRRLTPLQYRNTVRDLLGDPGYTPNVDDEAPVITERGVRQLRDAAELAIARRSSWSREIFPCDTSGAANDACASEFIDTFGARAFRRPLDDDDRSALLDAYRNALANDLTFGEAMEIVLEVILQSPEVVYFEEHGAPGATDATRPLSQYEVASRLSYFLWNTTPDDTLLGAARDGSLDAAGLRAQAERLLDDPRAEETLQSFFWEWLQLGGGRLHHALESTSKDETLYPEYDAELQAAMRTELEALVRDTFARGGSFEDLLTTRRAYVNGPLAAVYGVDGPTSADDWQWVELDPTQRAGLLTRAAFLTVFSSATVQSPIRRGVFVVEEVFCVELGTPPPNASDVVVDGGDDGDGLRTVRQDVTARTTSGTCSSCHSLINPVGFAFEHYDGIGRHRTEELTTGLPLDASGVVAGTDVDGAVRDAVELSTRIATSARARACFSNRWLERALGRVPARLDTCSMERISERFRESGSMRELVLAIVESDAFRYVNVGEVTP, from the coding sequence ATGAGCGCCGCGCTTCCACGTCCATCGCTCTTGCTCGCGGCCGTGCTCGCGAGCGCGTGCACCGGCGATCTCGGCGGGGGCCCCGCGGGTCCCAGCGGCTCGAGCCCGCGGCCCGGCCCCGGCGGTCCCGGCGAGCCCGTCGCGTGCGACACCGGCATCCCGCAGGTCGCACCCGCGCCGCTGCGCCGCCTCACGCCGCTGCAGTACCGCAACACCGTGCGCGATCTGCTCGGCGATCCCGGCTACACGCCGAACGTCGACGACGAGGCGCCGGTGATCACGGAGCGCGGTGTGCGACAGCTGCGCGACGCGGCCGAGCTCGCGATCGCGCGTCGCTCGAGCTGGTCGCGCGAGATCTTCCCGTGCGACACGAGCGGCGCGGCGAACGACGCGTGCGCGTCGGAATTCATCGACACGTTCGGCGCCCGTGCGTTCCGCCGTCCGCTCGACGACGACGATCGCTCGGCGCTGCTGGATGCGTATCGCAACGCGCTCGCGAACGATCTGACGTTCGGCGAGGCGATGGAGATCGTGCTCGAGGTGATCCTGCAGTCGCCCGAGGTCGTGTACTTCGAGGAGCACGGCGCGCCCGGTGCGACCGACGCGACCCGCCCGCTCTCGCAGTACGAGGTGGCGTCGCGGCTCTCGTACTTCCTGTGGAACACGACGCCCGACGACACGCTCCTCGGCGCGGCGCGCGATGGATCGCTCGACGCCGCGGGGCTGCGCGCGCAGGCCGAGCGACTGCTCGACGATCCGCGCGCCGAAGAGACGCTGCAGTCGTTCTTCTGGGAGTGGCTCCAGCTCGGCGGCGGTCGCCTGCACCACGCGCTCGAGTCGACGTCGAAGGACGAGACGCTCTACCCCGAGTACGACGCGGAGCTCCAGGCCGCGATGCGCACCGAGCTCGAGGCGCTCGTGCGCGACACCTTCGCGCGCGGCGGCAGCTTCGAGGATCTGCTCACCACGCGCCGCGCGTACGTGAACGGCCCGCTCGCCGCGGTCTACGGCGTCGACGGACCGACCTCGGCGGACGACTGGCAGTGGGTCGAGCTCGACCCGACGCAGCGCGCCGGTCTGCTCACGCGCGCCGCGTTCCTCACCGTGTTCTCGAGCGCGACGGTGCAGTCGCCGATCCGCCGCGGCGTGTTCGTCGTCGAAGAGGTGTTCTGCGTCGAGCTCGGCACGCCGCCGCCGAACGCGAGCGACGTCGTCGTCGACGGCGGCGACGACGGCGACGGCCTGCGCACGGTGCGACAGGACGTGACCGCGCGCACCACGAGCGGCACCTGCTCGAGCTGCCACTCGCTGATCAACCCGGTCGGCTTCGCGTTCGAGCACTACGACGGCATCGGGCGCCATCGAACGGAAGAGCTCACGACGGGCCTGCCGCTCGACGCGAGCGGCGTCGTCGCGGGCACCGACGTGGACGGCGCGGTGCGCGACGCGGTCGAGCTCAGCACGCGCATCGCGACGAGCGCACGGGCGCGTGCGTGCTTCTCGAATCGATGGCTCGAGCGCGCGCTCGGTCGTGTGCCCGCGCGCCTCGACACCTGCTCGATGGAGCGCATTTCCGAGCGCTTCCGCGAGTCCGGCAGCATGCGCGAGCTCGTGCTCGCGATCGTCGAGAGCGACGCGTTCCGCTACGTGAACGTCGGAGAGGTGACCCCGTGA
- a CDS encoding helix-turn-helix domain-containing protein has translation MSERIFVSEDPSAASPPPSESAPYSAWAPSLALRAHVTRIHLCLEPIAAGEEIVERVLPDGTVHLAFTLGDPVPGPRGDDALDAEVHGASTAPVIIRMAGRVEQVGVHLRAGAIGHVLGVPAGELAGERVSLDALWGRAADEARERLAAVPHGRARVAVMEAILGERLRGVDASPHRAALAALQRIVEHGGREKVRDVAAHVGVGERRLEQLFHQHVGLSPKAACRLARFRAALALIRRGHAWSDVVIACGYVDQSHLVHDVRAFTGLTPGALRREFGFLQSAAGA, from the coding sequence GTGAGCGAGCGGATCTTCGTCTCCGAGGATCCGAGCGCGGCGTCGCCTCCGCCGAGCGAGAGCGCACCCTACTCCGCGTGGGCGCCCTCGCTCGCGCTGCGCGCGCACGTGACGCGCATCCACCTCTGCCTCGAGCCGATCGCGGCAGGCGAGGAGATCGTCGAACGCGTGCTGCCCGACGGCACGGTGCACCTCGCGTTCACGCTGGGCGATCCGGTGCCGGGGCCGCGCGGTGACGATGCGCTCGACGCGGAGGTGCACGGCGCGAGCACCGCGCCCGTGATCATCCGGATGGCGGGGCGCGTCGAGCAGGTGGGCGTGCACCTGCGCGCGGGCGCGATCGGCCACGTGCTCGGCGTGCCCGCGGGTGAGCTCGCAGGCGAGCGCGTGTCGCTCGACGCGCTGTGGGGACGCGCGGCCGACGAAGCGCGCGAGCGGCTCGCTGCGGTGCCGCACGGACGCGCGCGGGTCGCGGTGATGGAGGCGATCCTCGGCGAGCGATTGCGCGGCGTGGATGCGAGCCCGCATCGCGCGGCGCTCGCGGCGTTGCAGCGCATCGTGGAGCACGGCGGTCGAGAGAAGGTGCGCGACGTCGCGGCGCACGTCGGCGTCGGCGAGCGGCGGCTCGAGCAGCTCTTCCACCAGCACGTCGGGCTCTCGCCGAAGGCCGCGTGTCGGCTCGCCAGGTTCCGCGCGGCGCTCGCGCTGATTCGACGAGGGCACGCGTGGTCCGACGTGGTGATCGCGTGCGGCTACGTCGATCAGTCGCACCTCGTGCACGACGTCCGCGCGTTCACGGGCCTCACGCCGGGCGCGCTGCGCCGCGAGTTCGGGTTTCTCCAATCCGCGGCCGGCGCGTGA
- a CDS encoding DUF1552 domain-containing protein gives MSHRLHSGRRAFLVGLGGAIISLPLLEHTHGRAFAQGDAPKRFLTVFEHGGTISNMYRGWPNGDGGWRADGRGEGHGLDYWAPASTSEALELGPIHQDLAPWASKLLVLQGIDNRAGILQSQYADGGHGTANVTALTAASITNPGDEASSLGPSIDHVLAERLAAMQPARFSRIHLDVSGHQYGSPYFRAAGERVHGEPDPRAAFDSIFEGVTGDGEPDPALLRRIRRRRSVLDGALDQLARFRTRVTASDRAAIDAHLEHLRALERELDALETPPMCAPPDEIAEATRADVIGPLHVRIIVAALRCGLTNVANLEIADIITPWVGGTDWGYEIGHSLHHYAREIGPDGPSAGQHDQWVSEMLANRRWRMSLVRDLLEGLDDPTFLEGDATLLDNSLVLCTSEFSNGAVHVAYNVPILLAGSAGGYFRTGRNIDYDTAPGALEYTSRESTHNLFTSILHAFGGEDAHFGSEHAVHEGPLPELT, from the coding sequence GTGAGCCATCGTCTTCACTCGGGCCGTCGCGCGTTCCTCGTCGGGCTCGGCGGCGCGATCATCTCGCTCCCGCTGCTCGAGCACACGCACGGTCGCGCGTTCGCGCAGGGCGACGCGCCGAAGCGCTTCCTCACCGTGTTCGAGCACGGCGGGACGATCTCGAACATGTACCGCGGCTGGCCCAACGGAGACGGCGGCTGGCGCGCCGACGGACGCGGCGAGGGCCACGGGCTCGACTACTGGGCGCCCGCGAGCACGAGCGAAGCGCTCGAGCTCGGCCCGATCCACCAGGACCTCGCGCCGTGGGCGTCGAAGCTCCTCGTGCTCCAGGGCATCGACAACCGCGCGGGCATCCTCCAGAGCCAGTACGCCGACGGCGGGCACGGCACCGCGAACGTCACGGCGCTCACGGCCGCGAGCATCACGAACCCCGGCGACGAGGCGAGCTCGCTCGGTCCTTCGATCGATCACGTCCTCGCCGAGCGCCTCGCCGCGATGCAGCCCGCGCGCTTCTCGCGCATCCACCTCGACGTCTCGGGCCATCAGTACGGATCGCCGTACTTCCGCGCCGCCGGCGAGCGCGTCCACGGCGAGCCCGATCCGCGCGCCGCGTTCGACTCGATCTTCGAGGGCGTCACCGGCGACGGCGAGCCCGATCCCGCGCTCCTCCGCCGCATCCGTCGCCGCCGCAGCGTGCTCGACGGAGCGCTCGATCAGCTCGCGCGCTTCCGCACGCGCGTGACCGCGAGCGATCGCGCCGCGATCGACGCGCACCTCGAGCACCTCCGCGCGCTGGAGCGCGAGCTCGACGCGCTCGAGACCCCGCCGATGTGCGCGCCGCCCGACGAGATCGCGGAAGCGACGCGCGCCGACGTGATCGGCCCGCTGCACGTGCGCATCATCGTCGCGGCGCTGCGCTGCGGCCTCACGAACGTCGCGAACCTCGAGATCGCCGACATCATCACGCCGTGGGTCGGCGGGACCGACTGGGGCTACGAGATCGGCCACTCGCTGCACCACTACGCGCGCGAGATCGGCCCCGACGGACCCTCGGCGGGGCAGCACGACCAGTGGGTCTCGGAGATGCTCGCCAACCGTCGCTGGCGCATGAGCCTCGTGCGCGATCTGCTCGAAGGCCTCGACGATCCGACGTTCCTCGAGGGCGACGCGACGCTGCTCGACAACAGCCTCGTGCTCTGCACGAGCGAGTTCTCGAACGGCGCGGTCCACGTCGCGTACAACGTGCCGATCCTCCTCGCGGGGAGCGCGGGCGGATACTTCCGCACCGGGCGCAACATCGACTACGACACCGCGCCCGGCGCGCTCGAGTACACGTCGCGCGAGTCGACGCACAACCTCTTCACGTCGATCCTCCACGCGTTCGGCGGCGAGGACGCGCACTTCGGGAGCGAGCACGCGGTGCACGAGGGCCCGCTCCCCGAGCTCACTTGA